The region TCGAGCTTGGCGCCCTCGAGGTCGCCCTTGCGGTTGAGCGGAGCCCATTCGCCCGCCGCGAACTGCCCGACACCCTCGACGATCGCTTCGACGAGGTCCGGTTCGGCGGCGGCGAAATGCTCGTGCTGCGCGAGCTCGGCGATGCCGGCATTGGCACGAATGGCGAGCAGCTGGTCTTGCGTGGCGGGCTTGTAGGGGGTCACTTCGGGGGCATCCTCTTGGCTTTGTTGCCCCCCGGATATAGCGCGCGGGGATGGACCGCAAATACGTTACGGAAACGGTATTGGCCGACGAGGCCGGAATCGCGCGGGCGGCGGATATCCTGCGCGACGGCGGCCTCGTCGCCGTGCCGACCGAGACGGTGTACGGCCTCGCGGCGCGCGCGGACAGCGAGGAAGCGGTCGCGCGCATCTTCGCGGCCAAGGGCCGGCCGAGCTTCAATCCGCTGATCGTCCATGTGCGCGACGAAGCGCAGGCGGCGCACTACGCGCAGTGGGACGATGCGGCCAGGGTTGCGGTGGCGACGACGTGGCCCGGTCCTCTGACGCTGGTCGTGCCGCGCAGGCCCGATGCAGGCTTGGCGTCAGCCGTGACGGCAGGACTGCCCACGGTCGCGCTGCGCTGTCCGGCGCACCCGGTGATGCAGGAATTGCTGGGCCGCGTCGATTTCCCCCTAGCTGCGCCGTCGGCCAATCGCAGCGGCTTCATCAGCCCTACCTCGGCGCAGCACGTCTTGACGTCACTCGACGGGCGGATCGACATGGTGCTCGATGGCGGGGTGACGCAGGCGGGGGTGGAATCGACCATACTTGCGATTCGCGGCGACGGATCGTGGGAAGAGCTGCGCGCCGGCCCCGTCGATCTCGATGCGCTTCACCGCCAGCATCGCGATGCCGACATGCCGGGCCGAACGGGTCGAGCGACGCTCGAAGCCCCCGGCCAACTGGCGAGTCACTATTCACCCGGCAAACCGATGCGGCTTGGCGTCACCGATCCTCACGCCGACGAATTCATGATCGGCTTCGGGGCAGTGGAGGGTGACGTCACGCTGTCGGCTGGCGGCGACCTGACGGAGGCTGCGAGCAACCTCTACGCGTGCCTGCATCTTGCAGCCGTGTTCGGCAAGCCGCGCATCGCGGTCGCGCCGGTGCCCGAGGAGCGCGTCGGGCGCGCGATCAACGACCGGCTGCGCCGCGCCGCGACGCCGCCCGGTCAGTCGTCTTCGGGTTCGTAAGGGACCGTCGGCAAGAGGCGCTGGATTTCC is a window of Alteriqipengyuania lutimaris DNA encoding:
- a CDS encoding L-threonylcarbamoyladenylate synthase — protein: MDRKYVTETVLADEAGIARAADILRDGGLVAVPTETVYGLAARADSEEAVARIFAAKGRPSFNPLIVHVRDEAQAAHYAQWDDAARVAVATTWPGPLTLVVPRRPDAGLASAVTAGLPTVALRCPAHPVMQELLGRVDFPLAAPSANRSGFISPTSAQHVLTSLDGRIDMVLDGGVTQAGVESTILAIRGDGSWEELRAGPVDLDALHRQHRDADMPGRTGRATLEAPGQLASHYSPGKPMRLGVTDPHADEFMIGFGAVEGDVTLSAGGDLTEAASNLYACLHLAAVFGKPRIAVAPVPEERVGRAINDRLRRAATPPGQSSSGS